The following are encoded in a window of Thalassotalea insulae genomic DNA:
- the uppS gene encoding polyprenyl diphosphate synthase, which yields MTEQTLQQDDYQHIPAHVAIIMDGNGRWAQQRGKTRVVGHKNGVESVRAVVSTARKLGVKALTLFAFSSENWQRPEQEVSVLMDLFMFVLTREVKKLDKNNIRFQVVGDVSRFSDKLINKIRAAEKLTANNDAMVLSIAANYGGRWDITDAAKKIAEKVQSGELAVDEITESSFNQHTSLAGVPELDLLIRTGGDFRISNFLLWQAAYAEFYFTEQLWPDFKEQAFEQAIASFANRERRFGKTGEQIKATTDK from the coding sequence GTGACCGAGCAAACATTACAACAAGATGACTATCAACATATACCTGCACATGTTGCAATTATTATGGATGGTAACGGACGCTGGGCACAGCAGCGCGGTAAAACTCGGGTTGTTGGTCATAAAAATGGCGTCGAATCGGTCAGGGCTGTGGTTTCTACCGCTCGTAAATTAGGGGTAAAAGCACTGACTTTATTTGCCTTTAGCAGTGAAAACTGGCAACGGCCTGAGCAGGAAGTGAGTGTATTAATGGATCTCTTTATGTTTGTGTTAACAAGAGAGGTTAAAAAGCTTGATAAAAATAATATTCGCTTTCAGGTGGTAGGTGATGTTTCCCGTTTTTCTGATAAGCTGATTAACAAAATCAGAGCCGCAGAAAAATTAACAGCAAACAACGATGCTATGGTACTGTCTATTGCTGCAAATTATGGTGGCCGTTGGGACATCACAGATGCAGCAAAAAAAATTGCAGAAAAAGTGCAAAGTGGTGAACTTGCTGTCGATGAAATTACTGAAAGCAGTTTTAACCAGCATACTAGTTTAGCTGGGGTGCCAGAGCTAGATTTATTGATCCGTACCGGTGGAGATTTCCGAATCAGCAATTTTTTATTGTGGCAAGCGGCTTACGCTGAGTTTTATTTCACTGAGCAACTATGGCCTGATTTTAAAGAGCAGGCATTTGAACAAGCTATCGCAAGTTTTGCTAATAGGGAAAGACGTTTTGGTAAAACTGGTGAACAGATAAAAGCAACAACTGATAAATAA
- the frr gene encoding ribosome recycling factor, producing MINEIKQDAQQRMGKSIESLKSNLNKVRTGRAHASLLDNITIEYYGSDTPLNQVGNISVPDARTLAVTVFDKTMIGAVEKAIMSSDLGLNPSSQGTLIRIPLPPLTEERRKDLVKVVKNEGENSKIAIRNIRRDANSDIKALNKDKEISDDEMHQAEDEIQKITDTFVKQVDAILADKEAELMEI from the coding sequence GTGATAAATGAAATAAAACAAGACGCTCAGCAAAGAATGGGCAAGAGTATTGAGTCGTTAAAATCTAACTTGAATAAAGTCCGAACAGGTCGTGCTCATGCGTCTTTATTAGATAATATTACCATTGAATATTATGGCTCAGATACGCCATTGAATCAGGTTGGTAATATTTCGGTGCCAGATGCAAGAACGTTGGCCGTGACTGTATTTGATAAAACCATGATTGGCGCGGTAGAAAAAGCGATTATGTCGTCTGATCTTGGTTTAAACCCGTCATCACAAGGCACCTTGATCCGTATTCCGTTACCACCGTTAACAGAAGAGCGCCGTAAAGACTTAGTTAAAGTGGTTAAAAATGAAGGTGAAAACAGTAAAATAGCTATTCGTAATATCCGCCGTGATGCTAACTCAGATATAAAAGCATTAAATAAAGATAAAGAGATCAGTGACGATGAAATGCATCAGGCAGAAGATGAAATTCAGAAAATCACTGACACTTTTGTCAAACAAGTGGATGCTATTTTAGCAGACAAAGAAGCTGAATTAATGGAAATTTAA
- the pyrH gene encoding UMP kinase, with amino-acid sequence MSVNPKPTYRRILLKLSGEALMGDEGFGIDPKVLDRMAQEIKELIEMGVQVGLVIGGGNLFRGAGLAEAGMNRVVGDQMGMLATVMNGLAMRDALHRAFVNARLMSAIDLAGVCDTYNWAEAISLLKSGRVVIFSAGTGNPFFTTDSAACLRGIEIEADAVLKATKVDGIYSADPVKDPNAELYQHLTYQEVLEKELKVMDLAAFTLARDHNMPIRVFNMNKSGALKAVIMGEVEGTTIDHAENLNK; translated from the coding sequence ATGAGCGTTAATCCAAAACCTACTTATCGTCGAATTCTTTTAAAACTTAGTGGTGAAGCCCTAATGGGAGATGAAGGCTTTGGTATTGATCCAAAGGTACTTGATCGGATGGCGCAAGAGATCAAAGAATTGATTGAAATGGGTGTGCAAGTCGGTTTAGTTATTGGTGGTGGTAACTTATTTCGCGGCGCAGGATTAGCTGAAGCCGGAATGAACCGTGTGGTTGGTGATCAAATGGGGATGCTGGCAACAGTCATGAATGGTTTAGCGATGCGTGATGCATTGCATCGTGCCTTTGTTAATGCCCGTTTAATGTCGGCCATCGATTTAGCAGGGGTATGTGATACCTATAACTGGGCTGAAGCTATCAGCTTACTCAAATCAGGGCGTGTAGTTATCTTCAGTGCCGGCACGGGTAATCCATTTTTCACTACAGATTCTGCTGCCTGTCTACGTGGTATTGAAATTGAGGCTGATGCGGTATTAAAAGCGACAAAAGTTGATGGTATTTATTCTGCAGATCCGGTAAAAGATCCTAATGCTGAGCTATATCAGCATTTAACTTATCAGGAAGTTTTAGAAAAAGAATTAAAAGTGATGGATTTGGCGGCGTTTACCTTAGCGCGTGATCATAATATGCCGATTCGGGTGTTTAATATGAATAAGTCAGGTGCATTAAAAGCGGTGATCATGGGAGAGGTTGAAGGTACAACGATTGATCACGCTGAAAATTTAAATAAATAA
- the tsf gene encoding translation elongation factor Ts, producing the protein MAITAAQVKELRERTGAGMMDCKKALQEVDGDMELAIENMRKSGQAKAAKKAGNIAAEGQIIIKDGVLVEVNCQTDFVAKDENFLAFANEVADAAASTKLSIEELQAQFEEKRVTLVAKIGENINVRRVEYVEGDSLSSYKHGAKIGVVVAGSGDAEILKQVAMHVAASKPEYLSPEDVPADVVEKEKSIQIEIAMNEGKPAEIAEKMVTGRMKKFTGEISLMGQAFIIEPKRTVGEVLKEKGVTISNFVRLEVGEGIEKKEEDFAAEVEAQIAAAKS; encoded by the coding sequence ATGGCAATTACTGCTGCACAAGTTAAAGAATTACGTGAACGCACTGGCGCGGGCATGATGGATTGTAAAAAAGCGCTTCAAGAAGTTGATGGCGATATGGAACTTGCCATTGAAAACATGCGTAAGTCTGGCCAAGCGAAAGCGGCTAAAAAAGCGGGTAACATCGCTGCTGAAGGTCAAATCATCATTAAAGATGGCGTGTTAGTTGAAGTTAACTGTCAAACTGACTTTGTTGCTAAAGATGAAAACTTCTTAGCATTTGCAAACGAAGTTGCTGACGCAGCTGCTAGTACTAAACTTTCTATCGAAGAGCTACAAGCACAATTTGAAGAAAAGCGTGTTACTTTAGTTGCTAAAATCGGTGAAAACATCAATGTTCGTCGTGTTGAATATGTTGAAGGTGATTCATTATCTTCTTACAAGCACGGTGCAAAAATCGGTGTTGTTGTTGCAGGTTCAGGTGATGCTGAAATCTTAAAGCAAGTTGCTATGCATGTTGCTGCTAGTAAGCCAGAATACCTTAGCCCTGAAGATGTTCCAGCGGATGTCGTTGAGAAAGAAAAATCCATTCAAATCGAAATCGCGATGAATGAAGGCAAGCCTGCTGAAATCGCTGAGAAAATGGTGACTGGTCGTATGAAGAAATTCACTGGTGAAATTTCTTTAATGGGTCAAGCTTTTATCATCGAACCAAAGCGTACTGTTGGTGAAGTATTGAAAGAAAAAGGCGTCACTATTTCTAACTTCGTTCGTTTAGAAGTTGGTGAAGGTATTGAGAAGAAAGAAGAAGATTTTGCTGCTGAAGTTGAAGCACAAATCGCTGCCGCTAAGTCTTAA
- the rpsB gene encoding 30S ribosomal protein S2 — protein MPNVSMRDMLKAGVHFGHKTRYWNPKMKPFIFGARDKVHIINLEQTVPMFNDALAFLSGVSSKKGKVLFVGTKRAASDAIKEAAIKCDQFYVNHRWLGGMLTNWKTVRQSIKRLKDLEAQTTDGTFEALTKKEALMRTREMEKLEKSLGGIKNMGGLPDALFIIDADHEHIAVKEANNLGIPVISVVDTNSNPDGVDYIVPGNDDAIRAVTLYTESAANAVIEGREKDIVVQAEKDGFVEAE, from the coding sequence ATGCCAAACGTATCAATGCGCGACATGCTTAAGGCCGGCGTTCACTTCGGTCACAAAACTCGTTACTGGAACCCAAAAATGAAGCCATTCATTTTCGGTGCTCGTGACAAAGTTCATATCATCAACTTAGAACAAACTGTTCCAATGTTTAACGATGCATTGGCTTTCTTATCAGGTGTTTCATCTAAGAAAGGTAAAGTGTTATTTGTTGGTACTAAGCGTGCTGCAAGCGATGCAATTAAAGAAGCTGCTATCAAATGTGATCAATTTTATGTTAATCACCGTTGGTTAGGCGGCATGTTGACTAACTGGAAAACAGTTCGTCAATCAATCAAACGTTTAAAAGACTTAGAAGCGCAAACGACTGACGGTACTTTCGAAGCGTTAACTAAGAAAGAAGCGTTAATGCGTACTCGTGAAATGGAAAAGCTTGAAAAAAGCTTAGGTGGTATTAAAAACATGGGTGGTTTACCTGATGCTTTATTTATCATTGATGCTGATCACGAGCATATCGCTGTTAAAGAAGCAAACAATCTAGGTATCCCTGTAATTTCAGTTGTTGATACTAACTCAAATCCAGATGGTGTTGATTACATCGTACCTGGTAACGATGATGCGATTCGTGCTGTGACTTTATACACAGAATCAGCTGCTAATGCAGTGATCGAAGGTCGTGAAAAAGACATCGTTGTTCAAGCTGAAAAAGACGGTTTTGTTGAAGCTGAATAA
- the rpsO gene encoding 30S ribosomal protein S15 yields MSLSAEQKAAIVAEYAQKEGDTGSPEVQVALLTTQINHLQGHFKEHIHDHHSRRGLLRMVSQRRKLLDYLKGKNSDRYTALIGKLGLRR; encoded by the coding sequence ATGTCTTTATCTGCTGAGCAAAAAGCTGCAATCGTTGCAGAATATGCACAAAAAGAAGGTGATACAGGTTCACCAGAAGTTCAGGTTGCTTTGTTAACTACACAAATTAACCACTTACAAGGTCACTTCAAAGAGCACATCCATGATCACCACTCACGTCGTGGTTTATTACGCATGGTAAGCCAACGTCGTAAGTTACTTGATTACTTAAAAGGTAAAAACAGTGATCGTTATACAGCATTAATCGGCAAATTAGGTTTACGTCGTTAA
- the truB gene encoding tRNA pseudouridine(55) synthase TruB has translation MAKRRKGRAVNGVLLLDKPLEMSSNNALQKVKRIYFAQKAGHTGALDPLATGMLPICLGEGTKFSQFLLDTDKTYQVTAKLGIRTTTSDADGEVVAEKPVNVSKIELDKALESFRGDSKQVPSMYSALKYQGQPLYKYAREGIEVPRQARDITVYRLDVLRFEHDEVEMEIHVSKGTYIRTIVDDLGELLGCGAYVAKLRRVAVGGYPRDKMVTIEQLEQLLAQASEHEIQPSELLDPLLLPMNTACGDMPKVFVDAMSANYLRHGNPVQTANAPLSGLVQVYIDNDDGQTAEFIGVGTIDDNGLVAPKRITVVEALS, from the coding sequence ATGGCAAAAAGAAGAAAAGGCCGTGCGGTTAACGGGGTATTATTGCTTGATAAGCCACTGGAAATGTCGTCAAATAATGCCTTACAAAAGGTCAAACGCATTTATTTTGCGCAAAAAGCTGGGCATACCGGGGCATTGGATCCATTAGCAACAGGCATGCTGCCTATTTGTTTAGGAGAAGGCACTAAATTTTCCCAGTTTTTACTTGATACTGATAAAACTTATCAGGTGACTGCTAAGTTAGGTATTCGAACCACCACTAGTGATGCTGACGGTGAAGTAGTAGCGGAAAAGCCAGTGAATGTTTCCAAGATCGAATTAGACAAGGCGCTGGAAAGTTTTCGTGGCGACAGTAAACAAGTACCGTCGATGTATTCTGCCTTGAAATATCAGGGGCAGCCGCTGTATAAATATGCTCGAGAAGGCATTGAAGTGCCGCGTCAAGCGCGTGATATTACAGTGTATCGCCTAGATGTGCTGCGTTTTGAACACGATGAAGTGGAAATGGAAATTCATGTTTCTAAAGGCACTTATATTCGTACTATTGTTGATGATTTAGGTGAGCTGCTTGGCTGTGGTGCTTATGTTGCTAAACTTAGACGCGTTGCTGTTGGTGGTTATCCGCGTGATAAAATGGTCACGATAGAGCAGCTTGAACAATTATTAGCGCAGGCGAGCGAACATGAAATACAGCCATCTGAATTATTAGATCCATTATTATTGCCGATGAACACTGCCTGTGGTGACATGCCTAAAGTGTTTGTTGACGCGATGTCTGCAAATTACTTGCGCCATGGTAATCCTGTGCAGACTGCTAATGCGCCGCTATCAGGACTAGTACAGGTCTATATTGATAATGATGATGGGCAAACTGCGGAGTTTATCGGCGTTGGTACGATTGATGATAATGGTTTAGTCGCACCAAAACGTATTACCGTAGTGGAAGCATTATCCTAA
- the rbfA gene encoding 30S ribosome-binding factor RbfA has product MAREFARTDRVGQEIQKEVAMIIQREVKDPRLGMVTVSAVEVTRDLAYAKVFVTFFTLEGQNVDKSVEILNEAASFIRTLLAKRIKARIMPELRFVYDKSMVEGVRMTNLVNKAIAEDESKHTKTDDDESKGE; this is encoded by the coding sequence ATGGCAAGAGAATTTGCTCGTACCGACAGAGTCGGACAAGAGATTCAAAAAGAAGTGGCTATGATCATTCAGCGTGAAGTGAAAGATCCGCGTTTAGGTATGGTGACAGTCTCAGCGGTTGAAGTGACACGCGACTTGGCTTATGCCAAGGTATTTGTCACTTTCTTTACCTTAGAAGGTCAGAATGTTGATAAGTCGGTTGAAATACTAAATGAAGCAGCGAGCTTTATTCGAACCTTATTAGCCAAACGTATTAAAGCACGCATTATGCCTGAGTTACGCTTTGTCTATGACAAATCGATGGTAGAAGGTGTTCGTATGACTAACTTAGTCAATAAAGCGATTGCTGAAGACGAAAGCAAGCATACAAAAACCGATGATGATGAGTCTAAAGGCGAGTAA
- the infB gene encoding translation initiation factor IF-2 produces MASVTVEELAKEIGTPIDKLVGQLASIGVNKQAADTISQDEKESLLEHLKKQHGDDSAAKPSKMTLSRKKKSTLVMGSGSKAKSVQVEVRKKRTYVKRSELEEQQIAEAEAKAQEEAEALAKAEAEAAAKAKAEAEAKAKSEAEAKAAAEAERKARAKAEAEAKAKAAKAKAGDSEKEPEPEPVESEEAKKLRLQAEKEAEEKAEAEAKAAAEAAKKLAEENEARWKAEEAERKEKEKEVVHLTSSKYAQEAEDKIDSEEDGGRRRRKKKSNQQDKQAKGRGKGKGKQTLSAPQSLKHGFQKPVETKLQEVRIGETISVAELANKMSVKGAEVVKAMFKMGAMATINQVIDQETAALVAEEMGREVVLVKENALEEAVLSDRGDAGESITRAPVVTIMGHVDHGKTSLLDHIRQAKVADGEAGGITQHIGAYHVETGHGMITFLDTPGHAAFTAMRSRGAKATDIVIIVVAADDGVMPQTIEAIQHAKASEAPIIIAVNKMDKETADPDRVKTELSQHDVIPEDWGGDVQFVHVSAKTGLGIDELLDSILLQAEVLELTAVVDKMANGVVVESKLDKGRGPVATVLVQEGTLNQGDIVLCGLEYGRVRAMRDENGKEIKSAGPSIPVEILGLSGVPQSGDEATVVKDEKKAREVALYRQGKFRDVKLARQQKSKLENMFSNMEEGDVSEVNVVLKSDVQGSLEAISDSLTKLSTDEVKVKIIGSGVGGITETDATLAAASNAIIIGFNVRADAAARKVIESEGVDLRYYSVIYALIDEVKQAMSGMLAPEFKQEIIGLAEVRDVFKSPKIGAIAGCMVTEGTIKRSAPIRVLRENVVIYEGELESLRRFKDDVQEVRNGTECGIGVKNYNDVKVGDQIEVFETVEVKRSL; encoded by the coding sequence ATGGCATCTGTAACAGTAGAAGAACTTGCCAAAGAAATAGGCACACCAATCGATAAATTGGTTGGCCAATTGGCAAGCATTGGTGTTAACAAACAAGCGGCAGACACTATATCTCAAGATGAGAAAGAGTCGCTTTTAGAGCATCTGAAAAAACAACATGGCGATGATTCTGCGGCAAAACCTAGCAAAATGACGTTAAGCCGTAAAAAGAAATCAACACTCGTTATGGGGAGTGGTAGCAAAGCTAAATCGGTACAAGTGGAAGTGCGTAAGAAACGTACTTATGTTAAACGTAGCGAGTTAGAAGAGCAGCAAATTGCCGAAGCGGAAGCTAAGGCACAAGAAGAAGCCGAAGCGTTAGCGAAAGCCGAGGCCGAAGCAGCAGCGAAAGCTAAAGCCGAAGCGGAAGCTAAGGCTAAATCGGAAGCCGAAGCCAAAGCGGCAGCAGAAGCTGAACGTAAGGCGAGAGCAAAAGCAGAGGCTGAAGCAAAAGCCAAAGCGGCTAAAGCGAAAGCTGGTGATAGCGAAAAAGAGCCAGAACCAGAGCCGGTTGAAAGTGAAGAAGCTAAGAAGCTTCGTCTACAAGCTGAAAAAGAGGCTGAAGAAAAAGCCGAAGCAGAAGCGAAAGCGGCAGCTGAAGCAGCTAAAAAACTAGCGGAAGAAAATGAAGCCCGCTGGAAAGCAGAAGAAGCTGAGCGTAAAGAGAAAGAAAAAGAGGTCGTACATTTAACGTCTTCTAAATATGCGCAAGAAGCAGAAGATAAGATTGATTCTGAAGAAGATGGTGGACGCCGTCGTCGTAAGAAAAAGAGCAATCAACAAGACAAACAAGCAAAAGGCCGAGGCAAAGGCAAAGGTAAGCAAACTTTATCTGCACCGCAAAGCTTAAAGCATGGCTTCCAAAAGCCAGTTGAAACTAAACTGCAAGAAGTGCGTATTGGTGAAACAATTTCTGTTGCTGAATTGGCTAATAAAATGTCAGTTAAAGGCGCTGAAGTGGTTAAAGCGATGTTTAAAATGGGGGCAATGGCAACCATTAACCAAGTGATCGACCAAGAAACAGCAGCCCTAGTTGCTGAAGAAATGGGTCGTGAAGTGGTTCTTGTGAAAGAAAATGCTTTAGAAGAAGCCGTATTATCCGACCGTGGTGATGCCGGTGAGTCTATAACTCGTGCGCCAGTAGTGACTATTATGGGTCACGTTGACCATGGTAAAACGTCATTACTTGACCATATTCGTCAAGCAAAAGTGGCAGATGGTGAAGCGGGGGGTATTACCCAGCATATCGGTGCTTATCACGTAGAAACTGGTCATGGCATGATCACTTTCTTAGATACTCCAGGTCACGCTGCGTTTACTGCAATGCGCTCTCGTGGTGCTAAAGCAACGGATATCGTTATTATCGTAGTAGCTGCTGATGATGGTGTGATGCCACAAACGATTGAAGCGATTCAACATGCCAAAGCATCTGAAGCGCCAATTATTATCGCAGTGAATAAGATGGATAAAGAAACTGCCGATCCAGATCGTGTTAAGACTGAGCTATCACAACACGATGTTATTCCTGAAGATTGGGGCGGTGATGTCCAGTTTGTTCACGTTTCAGCGAAAACTGGATTAGGTATCGACGAGTTACTGGATTCTATTTTATTACAAGCAGAAGTCTTAGAGCTAACGGCTGTTGTTGATAAAATGGCAAATGGTGTCGTGGTTGAGTCGAAGCTTGATAAAGGTCGCGGACCTGTTGCCACAGTACTTGTGCAAGAGGGTACCTTGAATCAAGGTGATATCGTCTTATGTGGTCTTGAATATGGCCGTGTTCGTGCGATGCGTGATGAAAATGGTAAAGAGATTAAATCTGCAGGGCCTTCGATTCCAGTTGAAATCTTGGGCTTAAGCGGTGTGCCTCAATCAGGTGATGAAGCAACCGTGGTTAAAGATGAGAAAAAAGCGCGTGAAGTGGCGTTATATCGTCAAGGTAAGTTCCGTGATGTTAAATTAGCACGTCAGCAAAAATCGAAACTGGAAAACATGTTCTCTAACATGGAAGAAGGGGATGTTTCAGAGGTTAATGTTGTACTGAAATCAGACGTTCAGGGGTCACTTGAAGCGATTTCCGATTCATTAACGAAATTGTCTACTGACGAAGTGAAAGTGAAGATCATCGGTTCAGGTGTTGGTGGTATCACTGAAACTGACGCGACCTTAGCTGCGGCTTCTAACGCAATTATTATTGGCTTTAACGTTCGTGCCGATGCGGCAGCGCGTAAAGTGATTGAATCTGAAGGTGTTGATTTACGTTATTACAGCGTAATTTATGCATTGATTGATGAAGTGAAACAGGCGATGAGCGGTATGCTTGCACCTGAATTCAAACAAGAAATTATCGGTCTTGCAGAAGTACGTGATGTCTTTAAATCGCCAAAAATTGGTGCTATTGCTGGTTGTATGGTAACTGAAGGTACCATTAAACGTAGTGCGCCAATTCGTGTCTTACGTGAAAACGTCGTAATTTATGAAGGTGAATTAGAATCTTTACGTCGCTTTAAAGATGATGTCCAGGAAGTACGTAATGGTACGGAATGTGGTATTGGCGTTAAGAACTATAATGACGTTAAAGTTGGCGATCAAATCGAAGTGTTTGAAACAGTGGAAGTTAAACGTTCGTTATAG
- the nusA gene encoding transcription termination factor NusA, with the protein MSKEILLVVDAVSNEKALPRESIFEAMETALETATKKKYEGDIAVRVCIDRKTGEFDTFRRWLVVEDTEEVIENPYAEIGLAAAQYDDDSVQVGDYVEEQIESVKFDRITTQTAKQVIVQKVREAERAIVIDAYQDQVGELITGVVKKASRDSVILDLGNNAEAIIYRDDLLPREVFRPGDRVRGLLYAIKPEARGAQLFVSRTKPEMLIELFRVEVPEIGEEMLEIKGAARDPGSRAKIAVKSNDKRIDPVGACVGMRGSRVQAVSGELGGERVDIVLYDDNPAQFVINAMAPAEVASIIVDEDKRTMDIAVEEGNLAMAIGRSGQNVRLASNLTGWELNVMTVDAMNEKHQAENDKVLTLFTEQLDIDEDFATLLAEEGFTSLEEIAYVPTAELLEIDGMDEDIVEELRERAKAALTTQALASEESLENAEPAEDLLALEGLERHLAFVLASRGVRTLEDLAEQGVDELADIEELDETRAGELIMAARNICWFNEE; encoded by the coding sequence ATGAGTAAGGAAATTTTACTGGTTGTAGATGCCGTATCTAATGAAAAAGCATTGCCACGCGAAAGTATTTTTGAAGCAATGGAAACCGCATTAGAAACCGCCACCAAGAAGAAATATGAAGGTGATATTGCCGTTCGTGTTTGTATCGATCGTAAAACAGGTGAGTTTGATACCTTTAGACGTTGGTTAGTAGTTGAAGACACTGAAGAGGTTATAGAAAACCCTTATGCTGAAATTGGATTAGCAGCGGCGCAATATGACGATGACAGTGTTCAGGTAGGCGACTATGTTGAAGAGCAAATTGAATCAGTAAAGTTTGACCGTATTACTACGCAAACTGCGAAGCAAGTAATCGTACAAAAAGTACGTGAAGCTGAGCGTGCTATTGTGATTGATGCTTATCAGGATCAAGTGGGTGAACTAATCACAGGTGTGGTGAAAAAAGCCAGCCGTGATAGCGTGATTTTGGATTTAGGTAATAACGCTGAAGCGATTATTTATCGTGATGACCTGTTACCTCGTGAAGTGTTCCGTCCGGGTGACCGTGTGCGTGGATTACTTTATGCCATTAAACCGGAAGCTCGCGGTGCGCAATTATTTGTTTCTCGTACAAAACCTGAAATGTTGATTGAATTGTTTCGCGTTGAAGTGCCGGAAATTGGTGAAGAAATGCTGGAAATTAAAGGTGCAGCGCGCGATCCAGGTTCACGAGCAAAAATTGCGGTTAAGTCAAATGACAAGCGTATTGACCCTGTTGGTGCTTGTGTTGGTATGCGAGGCTCTCGTGTACAGGCCGTTTCAGGCGAGCTTGGCGGTGAGCGTGTTGATATCGTGTTATATGACGATAATCCTGCTCAGTTTGTCATTAATGCAATGGCGCCTGCTGAAGTCGCTTCAATCATTGTTGATGAAGACAAGCGCACTATGGATATTGCGGTTGAAGAAGGCAACTTAGCGATGGCAATCGGTCGTAGCGGCCAAAACGTTCGTCTGGCCAGTAATTTAACTGGTTGGGAACTGAATGTAATGACGGTTGATGCCATGAACGAAAAACATCAGGCGGAAAATGACAAAGTCTTAACTTTATTTACTGAACAATTAGATATTGACGAAGATTTTGCTACTTTGCTTGCTGAAGAAGGTTTTACTTCATTAGAAGAGATTGCCTATGTGCCGACGGCTGAATTACTTGAAATTGATGGCATGGATGAAGACATCGTTGAAGAATTACGTGAACGAGCAAAAGCGGCATTAACAACACAGGCACTTGCTAGTGAAGAATCATTAGAAAATGCCGAGCCAGCTGAAGATTTATTAGCATTAGAAGGGTTAGAACGCCACTTAGCCTTTGTCCTCGCAAGTCGCGGTGTACGCACGCTAGAAGATTTAGCGGAGCAAGGTGTTGATGAACTTGCTGACATTGAGGAATTAGATGAAACCAGAGCGGGTGAGTTAATTATGGCCGCGCGTAATATTTGCTGGTTTAACGAAGAATAA
- the rimP gene encoding ribosome maturation factor RimP, which translates to MAKFEHKLTEMLRPAVEEVGKELLGIEFISAGKHSVLRLFIDHENGIDVDDCAEVSRQVGAILDVEDPISTEYNLEVSSPGLDRPLFSLAHYQAVIGETVNIRLSLPLNGRRKFKGLLAAIENDTLVVTVDGEDYELVFSNIDKGNLVPKFD; encoded by the coding sequence TTGGCTAAATTTGAACATAAATTAACGGAAATGTTACGACCGGCAGTTGAAGAAGTTGGTAAAGAATTATTAGGTATTGAGTTTATTAGTGCAGGCAAACATTCTGTATTAAGACTTTTTATTGATCATGAAAACGGCATTGACGTTGATGATTGTGCAGAAGTGAGTCGTCAAGTAGGGGCTATTCTCGATGTAGAAGACCCGATCAGCACAGAATACAACTTGGAAGTTTCATCACCAGGCTTAGACCGCCCTTTGTTTAGCTTAGCGCATTATCAGGCTGTTATTGGTGAAACGGTAAATATCAGATTATCGCTACCGTTAAATGGTCGCCGCAAATTTAAAGGCTTACTCGCGGCGATTGAAAATGACACGCTTGTGGTAACGGTAGATGGTGAAGATTACGAACTTGTCTTTAGTAATATCGACAAGGGCAATCTAGTACCAAAATTTGACTAA